The following proteins come from a genomic window of Pseudomonas sp. Z8(2022):
- the flgH gene encoding flagellar basal body L-ring protein FlgH, with amino-acid sequence MNRQILCFPLLAGLLLSSGCVAPTAKPDDPYYAPVLPRTPLPAAQNNGSIYQAGFENGLYDDRKAFRVGDIITITLNERTQASKNANSNIQKDSSASLGAPNLFGMAVSPDNPLRSVGALGMGNPNLSLEASWDAERAASGSGQAGQSNSLSGSITVTVAEVLPNGILAVRGEKWMTLNTGDELVRISGLVRADDIATDNTVASTRIADARITYSGTGAFADASQPGWLSRFFLSPMWPF; translated from the coding sequence ATGAACCGGCAAATTCTCTGTTTCCCCCTGTTGGCTGGCCTGCTGCTCAGCAGCGGTTGCGTGGCGCCGACAGCCAAGCCGGACGATCCCTATTACGCGCCCGTATTGCCGCGCACGCCGCTGCCGGCTGCGCAGAACAACGGCTCGATCTACCAGGCCGGTTTCGAAAATGGCCTGTATGACGACCGCAAGGCGTTTCGTGTAGGCGACATCATCACCATCACCCTTAATGAACGGACTCAGGCCAGTAAGAACGCCAACAGCAATATTCAGAAAGACAGCAGCGCAAGCCTCGGCGCGCCGAATCTGTTCGGTATGGCGGTGAGCCCTGACAACCCGCTGCGCAGCGTCGGCGCCCTGGGTATGGGTAATCCCAACCTGAGTCTGGAAGCGAGCTGGGATGCCGAACGCGCGGCGAGCGGCTCCGGCCAGGCAGGGCAGAGCAACAGCCTGTCCGGCTCGATTACCGTGACCGTCGCTGAAGTACTGCCCAACGGGATTCTCGCCGTGCGTGGCGAGAAGTGGATGACTCTCAATACCGGTGACGAACTGGTGCGTATCTCGGGCCTGGTTCGTGCGGACGATATCGCCACCGACAACACCGTGGCCTCCACCCGTATTGCCGATGCGCGCATCACCTATTCGGGTACCGGCGCCTTTGCCGATGCCAGCCAGCCAGGCTGGTTGAGCCGCTTCTTCCTCAGCCCGATGTGGCCGTTCTGA
- the flgE gene encoding flagellar hook protein FlgE codes for MSFNIGLSGLRAATGDLNVTGNNIANAGTAGFKQSRAEFADVYAASVLGTGKNAQGSGVLLADVSQLFNQGNINYTNNALDLAINGNGFFMTSNNGEIGYTRAGYFGTDRDGYIVNNFGYRLQGYAADETGNILPVQDDLRISAGQQEPRATTTVTQRTNLNSNAVRPANAGTMAAPTFDPSDSKSFNWSTSTNIYDAQGNAHVMTQYFVKNEAPANNGWVMHVLIDGVNPRDPSSTQPFSYAVNYDAAGQLATPAITPLASVPANPALDAPAIPGGTPNGIFVLADTDWVPAEIDPLNPGTMVPNGADSDSFTFDMRGSTQYAASFGVNAVSQDGYTTGQLAGIEIDDTGVIFARYTNGQSKVQGQVLLANFANVQGLTPVGKTAWAQSFASGEPVIGTPRSSTLGALQAGALEDSNVELSDQLVNLIVAQRNYQANAKTIETESAITQTIINLR; via the coding sequence ATGTCGTTCAATATTGGTCTTAGCGGTCTGCGTGCCGCGACCGGCGACCTCAACGTCACCGGCAACAATATCGCCAACGCCGGTACCGCAGGCTTCAAGCAGTCGCGTGCCGAGTTCGCCGACGTCTACGCCGCCTCCGTACTGGGTACGGGCAAGAACGCGCAGGGCAGCGGTGTGCTGCTGGCCGATGTTTCGCAGTTGTTCAACCAGGGCAACATCAACTACACCAACAACGCTCTGGATCTGGCCATCAACGGCAATGGCTTCTTCATGACCAGCAACAACGGCGAGATCGGCTATACCCGTGCCGGTTACTTCGGCACGGATCGTGATGGCTACATCGTCAACAACTTCGGCTACCGCCTGCAGGGTTATGCCGCCGATGAAACCGGCAATATCCTGCCGGTGCAGGACGATCTGCGTATCAGTGCGGGTCAGCAGGAGCCTCGGGCGACGACTACGGTCACGCAGCGGACCAACCTGAACTCCAATGCCGTCCGTCCTGCCAATGCCGGAACCATGGCGGCTCCGACCTTCGACCCGAGCGACTCGAAGTCCTTCAACTGGTCGACCTCTACCAATATCTACGACGCGCAGGGCAATGCCCACGTGATGACTCAGTACTTCGTCAAGAACGAAGCGCCGGCCAACAACGGTTGGGTCATGCATGTGCTGATCGATGGCGTGAATCCGCGTGATCCATCCAGTACCCAGCCGTTCAGCTATGCGGTGAACTACGATGCTGCCGGGCAGTTGGCCACGCCGGCAATCACGCCGCTGGCCAGTGTGCCGGCCAACCCGGCGCTGGACGCTCCGGCCATTCCCGGCGGCACACCCAACGGCATCTTCGTTCTGGCGGATACCGATTGGGTGCCGGCCGAGATAGATCCCCTCAACCCGGGGACCATGGTGCCTAACGGTGCTGACAGCGATTCCTTCACTTTCGATATGCGGGGTTCGACCCAGTACGCGGCGTCCTTCGGGGTCAATGCCGTCAGCCAGGATGGCTATACCACCGGGCAGCTTGCGGGTATCGAAATCGACGATACCGGGGTGATCTTCGCCCGCTACACAAACGGTCAGTCCAAGGTGCAGGGGCAGGTGCTGCTGGCCAACTTCGCCAACGTTCAGGGATTGACGCCAGTGGGCAAGACCGCCTGGGCGCAATCGTTCGCGTCCGGCGAACCGGTGATCGGTACGCCGCGCAGCAGCACCCTGGGGGCTCTGCAGGCGGGCGCGCTGGAGGATTCCAACGTCGAGCTGTCTGATCAGCTGGTGAACCTGATCGTGGCGCAGCGCAACTACCAGGCCAACGCCAAGACCATCGAAACCGAAAGCGCCATTACCCAGACCATCATCAACCTGCGTTGA
- the cheR gene encoding protein-glutamate O-methyltransferase CheR, with protein sequence MSSGNLDFEQFRTFLEKACGILLGSNKQYLVSSRLNKLMEQNGIKTLGELVQRMQSQPRGGLREQVVDAMTTNETLWFRDTYPFEVLKSRVLPELIKAYPGQRLRIWSAACSSGQEPYSLSMAIDEFERTNLGQLKAGVQIVATDLSPSMLANCKSGEYDSLAMGRGLSQERLQRYFDPKGPGRWQVKAPIKSRVEFRPLNLLDSYAVLGKFDIVFCRNVLIYFSAEVKKDILTRIHATLKPGGYLFLGASEALNGLPDKYQMVQCSPGIIYKAK encoded by the coding sequence GTGTCTTCAGGTAACTTGGATTTCGAGCAGTTCCGGACTTTCCTGGAAAAGGCCTGCGGTATTCTGCTTGGCAGCAACAAGCAGTATCTGGTCTCCAGCCGTCTGAACAAGCTAATGGAACAGAACGGCATCAAGACCCTGGGCGAGCTGGTGCAGCGCATGCAGAGCCAGCCGCGCGGCGGGCTGCGCGAGCAGGTGGTGGATGCCATGACCACCAATGAGACCTTGTGGTTTCGCGACACCTATCCCTTCGAGGTGCTCAAGAGCCGTGTGCTGCCGGAGTTGATCAAGGCCTACCCGGGGCAGCGCCTGCGTATCTGGTCGGCCGCCTGCTCGTCCGGGCAGGAGCCATACTCGCTGTCGATGGCCATCGATGAGTTCGAGCGTACCAACCTCGGTCAGCTCAAGGCCGGGGTCCAGATCGTCGCCACCGATCTTTCGCCTTCGATGCTGGCCAACTGCAAGTCCGGTGAATACGACAGCCTGGCCATGGGACGCGGTCTTTCGCAGGAGCGACTGCAGCGCTACTTCGATCCCAAGGGGCCGGGGCGCTGGCAGGTCAAGGCGCCGATCAAGAGCCGCGTCGAGTTCCGTCCGCTCAACCTGCTGGACAGCTATGCGGTGTTGGGCAAGTTCGACATCGTGTTCTGCCGAAACGTGCTGATCTACTTCTCTGCAGAGGTGAAGAAGGACATCCTCACGCGTATCCACGCGACGCTGAAACCGGGTGGTTACCTGTTCCTTGGTGCCTCCGAGGCGCTCAATGGCCTACCGGACAAGTATCAGATGGTGCAGTGCAGTCCGGGGATCATTTACAAAGCCAAGTAG
- the flgA gene encoding flagellar basal body P-ring formation chaperone FlgA: protein MKPRTSSFRQLMAKCLVSLPVVLALPILGYNTTAAATFTSTEQLIGATESFLEQVTTEYLQRSEIQGRHEIRVNRLDPRLRLPLCDRPLTTTLESPAQPLGRVTTRVRCDGTAPWTVFVPAEVRLYRQVVVVTRPLKRMSVIKAADLSMMERDIGTLGQNFLTDPAQAIGKKLTRQLGGDQVLAPSHLQVAEVIRRGDQVVISARGTTVSVRMPGEALTNGAPGEQINVRNLRSQRVVRARVVGPGQVEVSM from the coding sequence ATGAAGCCAAGAACGTCATCATTCCGTCAGCTAATGGCAAAGTGCCTCGTCTCTTTGCCCGTTGTACTCGCTTTGCCCATCCTCGGCTACAACACTACTGCGGCTGCGACTTTCACCAGCACCGAACAGCTTATCGGCGCCACCGAGTCCTTTCTTGAGCAGGTAACCACTGAATATCTACAGCGTAGCGAAATTCAGGGCCGCCATGAAATTCGTGTCAATCGGCTCGACCCCAGGTTGCGTCTGCCTCTGTGCGATCGACCACTGACCACAACGCTGGAGAGCCCGGCGCAGCCGCTGGGCCGTGTGACCACGAGAGTACGCTGCGACGGCACTGCCCCCTGGACCGTGTTCGTGCCGGCTGAAGTACGCCTGTACCGGCAGGTCGTCGTGGTGACCCGTCCCCTCAAGCGCATGAGCGTGATCAAGGCGGCAGATCTGAGCATGATGGAACGCGACATCGGGACGCTCGGTCAAAACTTCCTGACGGACCCCGCGCAGGCGATCGGCAAGAAATTGACGCGCCAGCTGGGCGGTGATCAGGTTCTGGCTCCCAGCCATCTGCAGGTCGCAGAGGTCATACGGCGCGGTGATCAGGTCGTCATCAGTGCTCGCGGCACCACTGTGAGCGTACGCATGCCTGGCGAGGCCCTGACGAACGGCGCCCCCGGCGAGCAGATCAATGTTCGCAACCTGCGTTCGCAGCGGGTGGTTCGTGCACGCGTCGTCGGCCCAGGCCAGGTGGAAGTTTCCATGTAG
- the flgJ gene encoding flagellar assembly peptidoglycan hydrolase FlgJ, which yields MDSRLSAGLLGNGKSPIDSGAFTDLNRLNQFKVGGDTEQNIRKVAQEFESLFMNEMLKAMRSANAAFGEGNFMNSNESKTYQDMHDQQLAVTLSKEGRGIGLADVLVRQMSKLKQPSSRPNPFAQIEQPLAATNEAKADKVASSEGFRDDVALLNRRRLAVPGKLADRLLAGIVPSSGEGEGKALAGNDWIPAQASAAPREQRLSLGNSDALTGRRIAQPPLAPGKAAFSSPQEFVATMLPMAEAAAEKIGVDPRYLVAQAALETGWGKSIIRTGDGQSSHNLFGIKSHRGWQGESARVLTTEYKGGKAVKEAASFRAYDSYAQSFDDYVSFLQNNGRYDKALSSTENPERFVKELQQAGYATDPHYARKISQIARKMQTYQAIAAADSATTRT from the coding sequence ATGGATTCCCGACTTTCAGCCGGTCTGCTCGGCAACGGCAAAAGCCCGATCGACAGCGGCGCTTTCACCGACCTTAACCGTCTCAACCAGTTCAAGGTAGGTGGCGACACCGAGCAGAACATCCGCAAGGTTGCTCAGGAGTTCGAGTCGCTGTTCATGAACGAAATGCTCAAGGCCATGCGTTCGGCCAACGCTGCGTTCGGCGAGGGCAACTTCATGAACAGCAACGAAAGCAAGACCTACCAGGACATGCACGACCAGCAGCTGGCGGTGACGCTTTCCAAGGAAGGGCGTGGCATCGGCCTGGCCGATGTGCTGGTGCGGCAGATGTCGAAGCTCAAGCAGCCATCGAGTCGTCCCAATCCCTTTGCACAGATCGAGCAACCGCTTGCAGCGACGAACGAGGCCAAGGCCGACAAGGTTGCCAGCAGCGAAGGTTTCCGTGATGACGTGGCGCTGCTCAATCGTCGCCGTCTGGCTGTGCCTGGCAAGCTGGCTGATCGCCTGCTGGCGGGCATCGTACCGTCGAGCGGAGAGGGCGAGGGTAAGGCGCTGGCAGGCAATGACTGGATTCCGGCACAGGCCAGTGCCGCGCCCAGGGAGCAGCGCCTCAGTCTCGGCAACAGCGATGCGTTGACCGGCCGGCGTATCGCCCAACCGCCGCTGGCGCCGGGCAAGGCTGCCTTCAGTTCGCCGCAGGAGTTCGTCGCCACCATGCTGCCGATGGCGGAAGCCGCTGCCGAGAAGATCGGTGTCGATCCGCGCTACCTGGTAGCCCAGGCCGCACTGGAGACCGGCTGGGGCAAGTCGATCATTCGTACCGGCGATGGCCAGAGCAGTCATAACCTGTTCGGCATTAAGTCCCATCGGGGCTGGCAGGGCGAGTCGGCCCGTGTGCTGACGACCGAATACAAGGGCGGCAAGGCGGTCAAGGAAGCGGCCAGTTTCCGCGCCTATGACTCCTACGCACAGAGCTTCGACGATTACGTCAGCTTCCTGCAGAACAACGGTCGCTACGACAAGGCGTTGAGTTCTACCGAGAACCCCGAGCGTTTCGTCAAGGAGCTGCAGCAGGCCGGTTATGCCACCGACCCGCATTACGCGCGCAAGATCTCGCAGATCGCTCGCAAGATGCAGACCTATCAGGCAATCGCTGCTGCCGATAGCGCCACTACAAGGACTTGA
- a CDS encoding flagellar basal body P-ring protein FlgI: MLAGLLLSLPTQAERLKDLASIQGVRSNQLIGYGLVVGLNGSGDQTTQTPFTVQTFNNMLAQFGIKVPPGGNVQLKNVAAVSVHADLPPFAKPGQTIDITISSIGNAKSLRGGSLLMTPLKGIDGNVYAIAQGNLVVGGFDASGADGSRITVNVPSAGRIPGGATVERPVPSGFDQGNYLTLNLNRPDFTTAKNIVDQINDLLGPGVAQAIDGGSIRVSAPLDPNQRVDYLSILENLQVEAGKAVAKVIINSRTGTIVIGQDVKVQPAAVTHGSLTVTITEDPIVSQPEAFSGGQTAVVPRSRVGAEEEAKPMFKFGPGTSLDEIVRAVNQVGAAPSDLMAILEALKQAGALQADLIVI, from the coding sequence ATGCTCGCCGGCCTGCTGCTGAGCCTGCCGACTCAGGCCGAGCGCCTGAAGGATCTGGCTTCGATCCAAGGCGTGCGCAGCAACCAGCTGATCGGTTACGGCCTCGTGGTCGGTCTCAACGGTAGCGGTGACCAGACCACCCAGACGCCGTTCACCGTGCAGACCTTCAACAACATGCTGGCGCAGTTCGGCATCAAGGTGCCGCCAGGCGGCAACGTGCAGTTGAAGAACGTCGCCGCGGTGTCGGTGCATGCCGACCTGCCACCGTTCGCCAAGCCGGGCCAGACCATCGACATCACCATTTCCTCCATCGGTAACGCCAAGAGTCTGCGCGGCGGCAGTCTGCTGATGACGCCGCTCAAGGGCATCGACGGCAATGTCTACGCCATCGCCCAGGGCAATCTGGTGGTTGGTGGTTTCGACGCCAGTGGCGCCGACGGCTCGCGCATCACCGTCAATGTGCCGTCGGCGGGCCGCATTCCCGGTGGTGCCACCGTGGAACGCCCGGTGCCGAGCGGTTTCGATCAGGGCAACTACCTGACCCTGAACCTCAATCGCCCCGACTTCACCACGGCGAAGAACATCGTCGACCAGATCAACGATCTGCTTGGCCCTGGGGTCGCGCAGGCCATCGATGGCGGCTCGATTCGCGTCAGTGCGCCGCTCGACCCCAACCAGCGCGTCGACTATCTGTCGATTCTGGAAAACCTGCAGGTCGAGGCCGGCAAGGCGGTGGCCAAGGTCATCATCAACTCGCGTACCGGCACCATCGTCATCGGTCAGGACGTCAAGGTGCAGCCGGCAGCCGTCACTCATGGCAGCCTGACAGTGACCATCACCGAAGACCCCATCGTCAGCCAGCCTGAGGCGTTTTCCGGCGGGCAGACTGCCGTTGTGCCGCGTTCGCGCGTCGGCGCCGAGGAGGAGGCCAAGCCGATGTTCAAGTTCGGCCCCGGCACTAGCCTCGACGAGATCGTGCGCGCGGTAAACCAGGTGGGCGCGGCGCCTTCCGACCTGATGGCCATCCTGGAGGCGCTCAAGCAAGCCGGCGCTCTGCAGGCCGACCTGATCGTGATCTGA
- the flgB gene encoding flagellar basal body rod protein FlgB has translation MSINFGKALGIHEQALGFRSQRAEILANNIANADTPNYKARDLDFASVLAEQSNRMQRGSVSLNRTDSRHIPAEGVNTGDAELPYRTPFHASMDQNTVDLQIEQSNYAENAVQFQASFTFLNNKFKGLTAALRGE, from the coding sequence ATGAGCATCAACTTCGGCAAAGCACTTGGCATCCACGAACAGGCACTCGGTTTCCGCTCTCAGCGCGCCGAGATCCTGGCAAACAACATCGCCAACGCGGATACCCCGAACTACAAGGCGCGCGATCTGGATTTCGCCAGCGTACTGGCCGAACAGAGCAACCGCATGCAGCGTGGCAGTGTTTCTCTGAACCGTACCGACAGCCGTCATATCCCTGCCGAAGGCGTGAACACCGGCGACGCCGAACTGCCTTACCGCACCCCGTTCCATGCCTCGATGGATCAGAACACCGTCGACCTGCAGATCGAGCAGTCGAACTACGCCGAGAATGCCGTGCAGTTCCAGGCCAGCTTCACCTTTCTCAACAACAAGTTCAAAGGGCTGACCGCGGCCCTGCGCGGCGAATAA
- the flgC gene encoding flagellar basal body rod protein FlgC, whose protein sequence is MSLASVFNIAGTGMSAQSTRLNTISSNIANAETVSSSLDQTYRARHPVFATVFQQAQGGDRGSLFAEQDEAGRGVQVLGVIEDQSSLMPRYEPDHPMANADGYVYYPNVNVVEEMADMISASRAFQTNVEMMNTAKQMLQRVLTLGQ, encoded by the coding sequence ATGTCCCTTGCCAGTGTTTTCAATATCGCCGGAACCGGCATGAGCGCCCAGAGCACTCGCCTGAACACCATTTCCAGCAACATCGCCAACGCCGAGACCGTGTCTTCGAGCCTGGATCAGACCTACCGCGCCCGCCACCCGGTCTTCGCCACCGTGTTCCAGCAGGCGCAGGGCGGCGATCGTGGTTCGCTGTTCGCCGAACAGGACGAGGCCGGACGTGGTGTCCAGGTGCTGGGCGTGATCGAGGATCAGAGCAGCCTGATGCCGCGCTACGAGCCGGATCATCCGATGGCCAACGCCGATGGCTACGTCTACTACCCGAACGTCAACGTGGTCGAGGAAATGGCCGACATGATCTCTGCCAGTCGCGCCTTCCAGACCAACGTGGAAATGATGAATACCGCCAAACAGATGCTGCAGCGTGTGCTGACCCTGGGTCAGTAA
- a CDS encoding flagellar basal body rod protein FlgF, protein MDKMLYVSMTGAQNNTLALRAHANNLANVSTSGFRRDFEQARSMPLFGETYPARVFAMSERPATDFRSGSLQETGRDLDVAIGGKGWIAVQAPDGSEAYVRTASLNIDALGILRTGNGLPVMGNAGPIAVPPEQKVEIGQDGTISIRALGENPNVLAEVDRIKLVNPDPKSMEKGTDGLIRVKGQPEIEADATVQITSGFLEASNVNAVEEMTAILSLSRQFELSVKMMRTAEDNSSAMARVLQIS, encoded by the coding sequence ATGGACAAGATGCTGTACGTCTCCATGACGGGAGCGCAGAACAACACGCTGGCTCTGCGCGCACACGCCAACAACCTGGCAAACGTTTCCACCTCGGGCTTTCGCCGGGACTTCGAGCAGGCGCGTTCCATGCCGCTGTTCGGGGAAACCTATCCGGCCCGCGTATTTGCCATGAGCGAACGTCCGGCCACTGATTTTCGCTCGGGTTCGCTGCAGGAAACCGGACGTGACCTGGATGTCGCCATCGGTGGCAAGGGCTGGATTGCCGTGCAGGCTCCGGACGGCAGCGAGGCCTACGTGCGTACCGCCAGCCTGAATATCGACGCCCTGGGAATCCTGCGCACCGGCAACGGTTTGCCGGTGATGGGCAATGCCGGGCCGATTGCCGTGCCGCCTGAGCAAAAGGTGGAGATCGGGCAGGACGGCACCATCAGCATCCGCGCCCTTGGCGAAAACCCCAATGTGCTGGCCGAGGTCGACCGCATCAAGCTGGTCAACCCCGATCCGAAAAGCATGGAGAAGGGGACCGATGGCCTGATTCGGGTCAAGGGTCAGCCTGAGATCGAGGCTGATGCCACGGTTCAGATCACCTCCGGCTTTCTTGAAGCGAGCAACGTCAATGCCGTCGAGGAGATGACCGCGATTCTCTCCCTGTCCCGTCAGTTCGAGCTGTCGGTAAAGATGATGCGCACCGCCGAAGACAATTCATCGGCCATGGCGCGGGTTTTGCAGATTAGCTAA
- the flgD gene encoding flagellar hook assembly protein FlgD, with translation MSTVSGASSVLDQYQIKQDTKQSKDLGKNEFLNLLVAQLNNQNPLEPQGNGEFIAQLAQFSQVEGVEKLNASMGTLLSTYQSSQALQASSLVGRKVIVPSEKAVVDTSESFKASTILPVSSSNVYVNVYDNSGALVTRINLGEQAAGNVSFIWDGKDADGNVAPPGTYKFEAQATYGSETKGLYTLLPANVDSVTLGGNELMLNLAGLGSVPLSQVQVIGQ, from the coding sequence ATGAGCACAGTAAGCGGCGCGAGTTCGGTACTGGATCAGTACCAGATCAAGCAGGACACCAAGCAGAGCAAGGATCTGGGCAAGAACGAGTTCCTCAATCTGCTGGTTGCACAGTTGAACAACCAGAACCCGCTGGAGCCGCAGGGTAACGGCGAGTTCATCGCCCAGTTGGCCCAGTTCAGTCAGGTGGAGGGGGTCGAGAAGCTCAACGCCAGCATGGGAACGCTGCTCTCGACCTATCAGTCCTCGCAGGCCCTGCAGGCTTCTTCGCTGGTCGGGCGCAAGGTGATCGTGCCGAGCGAGAAGGCGGTGGTCGACACCAGCGAGAGTTTCAAGGCGAGCACCATACTGCCGGTCAGCAGCAGCAACGTGTATGTCAATGTCTACGACAACTCGGGGGCGCTGGTAACGCGCATCAACCTCGGTGAGCAGGCCGCCGGCAACGTCAGCTTCATCTGGGATGGCAAGGATGCTGACGGCAATGTCGCTCCGCCGGGGACCTACAAGTTCGAGGCGCAGGCCACTTACGGTAGTGAAACCAAGGGACTTTACACCCTGCTGCCGGCCAACGTCGACAGCGTCACGCTGGGTGGCAATGAGCTGATGCTCAATCTTGCCGGCCTGGGCAGCGTTCCTCTTTCTCAAGTGCAGGTCATCGGCCAATAA
- a CDS encoding chemotaxis protein CheV, whose translation MAGLMDSVNQRTQLVGQNRLELLLFRLEGPQLYGINVFKVKEVLQCPNLTIMPKSSQVVRGVANIRGGTIPILDLSIATGRAALKDLKSSFVIITEYNTKVQGFLVRSVERIVNMNWEEIHPPPKGTGRDHYLTAVTRLDQQLVEIIDVEKILAEVAPTSEVISEGVIDDQVQSQAVTKHVLIVDDSSVARKQVVRCLQTVGVEVTALNDGREALNYLKSMADEGRYPDKELLMLISDIEMPEMDGYTLTTEIRSDPRMQKLYILLHTSLSGVFNQAMVKKVGADDFLAKFKPDDLAARVVDRIRESDGG comes from the coding sequence ATGGCCGGGTTGATGGATTCGGTTAACCAGCGCACGCAGCTGGTAGGGCAGAACCGTTTGGAGTTGCTGTTGTTCCGCCTGGAAGGCCCACAGCTTTATGGGATCAACGTATTCAAGGTGAAGGAGGTGCTGCAGTGCCCCAATCTCACCATCATGCCCAAATCCAGCCAGGTGGTGCGGGGCGTGGCCAACATTCGTGGTGGCACCATTCCTATCCTTGACCTGTCCATCGCCACCGGGCGGGCAGCGCTTAAAGATCTGAAGTCCAGTTTCGTCATCATTACCGAATACAACACCAAGGTTCAGGGCTTTCTGGTGCGTTCGGTGGAACGTATCGTCAACATGAACTGGGAGGAGATCCATCCGCCACCCAAGGGAACCGGGCGCGATCACTACCTGACCGCCGTCACGCGGCTCGACCAGCAGCTGGTCGAGATCATCGATGTCGAGAAGATTCTCGCCGAGGTTGCGCCGACCTCCGAAGTGATCTCCGAAGGGGTCATCGATGATCAGGTGCAGAGTCAGGCGGTAACCAAGCATGTGCTGATCGTCGATGACTCTTCGGTGGCGCGCAAACAGGTCGTGCGTTGCCTGCAAACGGTCGGTGTCGAGGTTACCGCGTTGAACGATGGGCGGGAGGCACTCAATTACCTCAAGAGCATGGCGGACGAGGGACGTTATCCCGACAAGGAATTGCTGATGCTGATCTCCGACATCGAGATGCCCGAGATGGACGGATATACACTGACAACGGAGATTCGTAGCGATCCGCGCATGCAGAAGCTGTATATCCTCCTGCATACTTCGCTTTCTGGTGTGTTCAACCAGGCGATGGTGAAGAAGGTCGGTGCTGACGACTTCCTGGCCAAATTCAAGCCAGATGATCTGGCGGCGCGTGTAGTCGATCGCATTCGCGAATCGGATGGGGGCTGA
- the flgG gene encoding flagellar basal-body rod protein FlgG: MLPALWVSKTGLSAQDMNLTTISNNLANVATTGFKRDRAEFEDLLYQIRRQPGGQSSQDSQLPSGLQLGTGVRVVGTQKIHTAGSLQTTEQPLDMAVNGRGFFQILQPDGTVSYTRDGSFHLNSDGQIVTSQGFALEPAIVLPAEVRTFTVGEDGTVSVTTAGNPQPQIIGNIQLADFVNPAGLEAIGNNLFLETGASGAPQVGNPGLNGLGTTLQNTLENSNVSVVEELVNMITTQRAYEMNSKVISTADQMLSFVTQNL; the protein is encoded by the coding sequence ATGCTTCCGGCACTTTGGGTCAGCAAGACCGGTTTGTCCGCTCAGGACATGAACCTGACCACCATTTCCAACAACCTGGCCAACGTCGCTACCACCGGCTTCAAACGCGACCGTGCCGAGTTCGAGGACCTGTTGTACCAGATCCGTCGCCAGCCCGGCGGTCAGTCCAGTCAGGACAGTCAGCTGCCCTCCGGTCTGCAGCTGGGTACCGGTGTGCGCGTGGTCGGCACTCAGAAGATCCACACCGCCGGCAGCCTGCAGACCACCGAGCAGCCGCTGGACATGGCCGTCAATGGCCGTGGCTTCTTCCAGATCCTGCAGCCGGACGGCACGGTTTCCTACACCCGCGACGGCAGTTTTCACCTGAACTCCGACGGCCAGATCGTCACATCCCAGGGTTTTGCTCTGGAGCCGGCGATCGTCCTGCCCGCCGAGGTGCGCACCTTTACCGTTGGTGAGGACGGTACCGTGTCGGTGACTACCGCCGGCAACCCGCAGCCGCAGATCATCGGCAACATCCAGCTGGCCGACTTCGTCAACCCGGCCGGGCTCGAAGCCATCGGCAATAACCTGTTCCTGGAGACCGGTGCCAGCGGCGCGCCGCAGGTCGGCAATCCAGGCCTCAACGGTCTGGGCACCACCCTGCAGAACACGCTGGAAAACTCCAACGTCAGCGTGGTGGAGGAGCTGGTGAACATGATCACCACCCAGCGCGCTTATGAAATGAACTCCAAGGTGATTTCCACCGCCGATCAGATGCTGTCATTCGTGACGCAGAACCTCTGA